The sequence AAGACACAGAGGTGCTTGTAGATGGCAAAAAAACCTTAATGCTTGGGTCAAACAGTTATCTCGGTTTAACAAACCATCCAAAAGTCATTGAGGCAGCTGTTCAAGCGACCAGAAAATACGGGACAGGTTGTGCCGGTTCACGATTTTTGAATGGAACCCTTGATATTCATTTGGAGTTAGAAGAGAAACTGGCAGATTTTGTCGGAAAAGAAGCTTCGATGACCTATTCAACAGGTTTTCAAGCAAATCTTGGTTCTATCGGAACATTTGTTGGGCGAGGAGAATACATTATTACAGACAGGTATGACCATGCCAGTATTATTGACGCATCACGCCTGTCTTATGGCAAAATGCTAAGGTATAACCACAATGACATGGACAGTTTGGAGCAAGTTTTGAAAAAAGTAGAAAACGCATCCAAATTAATCGTTATTGACGGAATTTTCAGCATGGAGGGTGATATCGCAAATCTTCCCAAAATTGTCGAACTTGCGGAAAAATATAATGCTGAAATAATGGTTGACGATGCTCATTCTATTGGAGTTTTGGGGAAAAACGGCTCAGGAACCGCTGACCACTTTGGCGTTACTGATAAAATTGATCTGATTATGGGTACCTTTAGTAAATCTTTTGCGTCTATTGGTGGATTTATTGCAGGTAATAACTCTGTAATACATTATCTAAAGCATTTTTCCAGACCCTTTGTCTTTAGCGCCAGCCTTCCACCAGCCTCTGCTGCTTCGGTTATTGCTGCTTTGGAAATCATGAAAAACGAACCTGAAAGAATTGAAAGACTCTGGGAAATTACTCGCAAGATGCAAAACGGTTTTAAGGATATGGGTTACGATATTGGAGTAAGTTGTACTCCTATAATTCCGCTTCATGTCGGTGAAATGATGAAAGCCTTCCGTATGTGGAAAATGCTGGCTGACGAAAATGTTTTTATTAATCCGGTTATTCCTCCGGCCGTTCCCCCTACAGATTGTTTGATTAGAACGAGTTTCATGGCTACCCACACGGATAGGCAACTCGACGAATCACTTGAAAAATTTGAAAAAATAGGCAAAAAACTTAATATTATATAATTTTTAAACGAGGTCTCACTGACCATTCTGTGAGACAATTTGGTAGTTGGCACGGAATGGTCCGTGACAATTATTACTAGAGAAAAATAACTATACTAAAATACTCCGGGTAATCCGTAGTTAAATTAATCTTTATTTACCACGTTAAATTTTTTTTATTTAACACGGGGTTCGCTTTGCTTGTTGCTAAATAAAAAGTTTAAAGCATATTTTTCAATAAATTTCGGAAAATATTTCCATTAGATTTTACCTACAAATCAAAATAAATGACAAATCTTCGTTAATGTCCTCTTTCATGTCTCTGTTTACTATCCGTTCTTGTTAATTTTAGATTAAATAATTCTGGCACACAAATTGCTTTTATTCTATTAAATAAAAAAATTAATGGAACTGATATGAAAAAATATTTACGAGTAATAAATTGTGTGCTGTTTCTTTTCCTGTTTCCGATTATCCTTTTTGCGGATATTCAGCTTAGCCTTGATCCGCCAAATGCACAAGTAAGAATTGGTGCTACAACTTTGGTTGGCATGTATGTTACGACTGGGCCAACCGACACATTACACCTTGCAGAGGCTTACCTGTATTTTGATACAACCTACGTCGAAGTTGTCAGTGTAACCGAAGGAGACTTTTTAGATTCAGGATATGATCCGGGAGGATCACCATTTTCTACTTTTTTCTACTCTGACTACAGTAATATTATAGGTTTCGCACGAGCAACCGTTGCTGTGCTCGGACCTTGGGGAGTAACCGGTCAAGGAGATTTTGCTTTTGTTGAATTTTATGGCAAACAAGAAGGGGTCAGTGATTTGACATTTAATGCAGATCAAATTTATATGACAGATAATCATGCTCAAACTTTGAACACAACTTTTACAAATGGAACTATTACCGTAGGCAATTTCCTTTGGGCAGAATTTGAGGGAAGCCCAACCGCTGCTTCCGCTGCTCCTCTTACTGTAAATTTTACAGATATGTCTCTGGAAGGTGATTATGCAATTTCCAGTTGGAGTTGGAACTTCGGAGATGGTGAAACCAGTAACACTCAAAATCCGGCTCATGTTTATTCTTCTGAAGGGGTTTATACTGTAAGCCTAACAGTAACAGATATGAGCAGTGAAAGTGACACGGAAACAAAAGCCGATTATATACGTATCGGTGCACCAAATGCGGATTTTAGTGCAAATCCAACTTCCGGCGATGCACCCTTGAATGTTAGCTTTACAGACGAATCCACACAAGGAGCATCTCCTATTTCGCAATGGAGCTGGGATTTTGGGAATGGGCAAACAAGCAACGAACAGTACCCGTCAACTACTTATGATAATGATGGAATGTTTACCGTCAGCCTAACTGTAACCGATTCAAATGGTGTTTCCGATACTGAAACTAAAAATGATTACATCGTAGTTGGTTTAG comes from Candidatus Cloacimonadota bacterium and encodes:
- a CDS encoding pyridoxal phosphate-dependent aminotransferase family protein — translated: MSLYKKCENFTDAKEIQKLGFYPYFRVISSDQDTEVLVDGKKTLMLGSNSYLGLTNHPKVIEAAVQATRKYGTGCAGSRFLNGTLDIHLELEEKLADFVGKEASMTYSTGFQANLGSIGTFVGRGEYIITDRYDHASIIDASRLSYGKMLRYNHNDMDSLEQVLKKVENASKLIVIDGIFSMEGDIANLPKIVELAEKYNAEIMVDDAHSIGVLGKNGSGTADHFGVTDKIDLIMGTFSKSFASIGGFIAGNNSVIHYLKHFSRPFVFSASLPPASAASVIAALEIMKNEPERIERLWEITRKMQNGFKDMGYDIGVSCTPIIPLHVGEMMKAFRMWKMLADENVFINPVIPPAVPPTDCLIRTSFMATHTDRQLDESLEKFEKIGKKLNII
- a CDS encoding PKD domain-containing protein, which translates into the protein MKKYLRVINCVLFLFLFPIILFADIQLSLDPPNAQVRIGATTLVGMYVTTGPTDTLHLAEAYLYFDTTYVEVVSVTEGDFLDSGYDPGGSPFSTFFYSDYSNIIGFARATVAVLGPWGVTGQGDFAFVEFYGKQEGVSDLTFNADQIYMTDNHAQTLNTTFTNGTITVGNFLWAEFEGSPTAASAAPLTVNFTDMSLEGDYAISSWSWNFGDGETSNTQNPAHVYSSEGVYTVSLTVTDMSSESDTETKADYIRIGAPNADFSANPTSGDAPLNVSFTDESTQGASPISQWSWDFGNGQTSNEQYPSTTYDNDGMFTVSLTVTDSNGVSDTETKNDYIVVGLEPEDPIADFYATPTNGDAPLEVHFTDQSNPVVGNIVVWNWIFGDGQTSSFQNPVHTYTEQGYYTVSLEVVNSVSRSDEMIKVDYIHVDLSPITADFSASPTTGSAPLEVHFADLSYSTMKNINSWNWDFGDGSSSIEQNP